The following are encoded in a window of Astyanax mexicanus isolate ESR-SI-001 chromosome 6, AstMex3_surface, whole genome shotgun sequence genomic DNA:
- the ttk gene encoding dual specificity protein kinase Ttk isoform X1 gives MDEEESTDRQHQLAMLFQKLEKIKRYYNDDDTDNINQIISSNSPDSCHLFLTKMEKKGNPLSDHSLLSKLIDFYTKVFSSMPLGKYSQNLSYAKMLVRFAELKAIQDVGDAQDSFDIARSHCKDFAFVHIAYAQFELLQGNEKKSAWILQKAFEMGAKPPKSLEAAMQNLKLGRRRLLSQEDKENLAVAAVENVHEPLKSNFVAKGGSGKSDTMDDFQLASSFSLGADQKTSPQDDHFPVWRSGSQHKRTIAMPGRIPMIPLSIPENENVVYKSEPVSQGSTLSRLTYTSSSSSVFSLSSSKKSSGDGDSYNLLNLKPPVVSPEPRPWEDTSEADSTTTLLHRPERKDTTRLDDTTGNMNQIMNSGSPEACFTYLTNLEKTGDPYTDAAFLCRLLECYSKVFSRLPLARHSKTESYARMLIRYAELKGIEDPDDAEDNFIVARTNSKAFAFVHIAHAQFELSRGNTKKSTYILQKAMASNAKPAELLQMAMANLKSGKAQLLPAEDRMHIADAVSTHSDGGGRAEETPLRISTNNWQPKSNAVESSSEWKIPARINKFASPEEQKPAVGPIPTPGPLHSLRTPSASMPPRLNMAISSQTPNYREPNPNSFVTPVVKQRPPVVSIPSTAQRVSHTPLPCTPQNQISCPQQPSQASVNVFTNESITIKGRQFFILKMIGRGGSSKVYQVLDHKKQLYAVKYVNLDEADTQTIESYKNEIEHLNHLQQYSDQIIKLYDYEITDSYIYMLMECGSLDLNTWLRNRKTVNSLERKFYWRNMLEAVQTIHKHGIVHSDLKPANFVIVNASLKLIDFGIANHIQPDMTSVVKDSQVGTLNYMPPEAIKDTSSKGGKPRSKISPKGDVWSLGCILYCMTYGKTPFQTITNQITKLHAIIDPSHEIDFPDIPEKDLLDVLKRCLIRNPKERISIAELLDHPYLWLQPQKPPEPESCNNDLKRILNELAALQSPNSIARAASNLAKMCNSGKKLDVSECVKSSSQSTWK, from the exons ATGGATGAGGAGGAGAGCACTGACCGGCAGCACCAGCTGGCCATGCTGTTTCAGAAACTGGAGAAGATTAAGAGATACTACAATGATG ATGACACAGACAACATTAACCAGATCATCAGTTCCAATTCTCCAGACTCATGCCATTTGTTTTTGACTAAGATGGAGAAGAAAGGCAATCCACTCTCAGATCATAGTCTTCTCTCTAAATTAATTGATTTCTACACTAAAGTGTTTTCAAGCATGCCATTAGGAAAGTACAGTCAGAATTTAAGCTACGCAAAGATGCTGGTCAGATTTGCAGAGCTAAAAGC TATTCAAGATGTCGGTGATGCACAGGATAGCTTTGACATTGCAAGATCCCACTGCAAGGATTTTGCCTTTGTTCATATAGCTTATGCTCAGTTTGAGCTTTTGCAAG GAAATGAGAAGAAAAGTGCATGGATTCTTCAGAAGGCTTTTGAAATGGGTGCCAAACCACCCAAAAGTCTTGAAGCTGCAATGCAGAATCTAAAATTGGGAAGACGACGCCTCCTTTCCCAGGAGGATAAAGAGAATTTAGCAG tGGCGGCAGTTGAAAATGTTCATGAACCACTAAAAAGCAACTTTGTGGCTAAAGGAGGCTCTGGAAAGTCAGATACAATGGATGATTTTCAGCTTGCTAGCAGTTTTTCTCTAGG AGCTGATCAGAAGACCAGTCCACAGGACGACCATTTCCCTGTCTGGAGGTCTGGCTCACAACACAAAAGAACAATTGCCATG CCTGGGAGGATTCCTATGATACCCCTGTCAATCCCTGAAAATGAGAATGTTGTTTACAAATCTGAGCCTGTCAGCCAGGGGAGTACCTTGTCTAG gTTGACATATACATCAAGTTCAtcctctgtgttctcactgtccTCTTCAAAAAAGAGTTCTGGAGATGGAGACTCTTACAACCTGCTAAATCTGAAG CCACCTGTTGTCAGTCCGGAGCCACGTCCCTGGGAGGACACTAGTGAAGCGGATTCCACCACAACACTCCTACACAGACCAGAAAGGAAAGATACCACCAGACTCGATG ATACTACTGGAAACATGAACCAGATTATGAACTCAGGCTCTCCTGAAGCTTGCTTTACTTACCTCACAAACCTGGAGAAAACGGGTGACCCTTATACAGATGCTGCCTTTCTGTGCAGGCTGCTGGAATGCTACTCTAAAGTGTTTTCCAGGCTTCCCCTAGCACGTCATAGCAAAACTGAAAGCTATGCTCGAATGCTGATCAGATATGCTGAGTTGAAAGG AATTGAAGACCCTGATGATGCTGAGGATAATTTCATCGTTGCAAGAACCAATAGCAAAGCTTTTGCTTTTGTGCATATTGCTCATGCTCAGTTTGAGCTCTCGCGAG GTAACACTAAGAAAAGTACTTACATTCTGCAGAAGGCCATGGCGTCAAATGCAAAACCTGCTGAACTTCTCCAGATGGCAATGGCCAATTTGAAGTCAGGAAAAGCACAGCTGCTTCCAGCAGAGGACAGAATGCACATTGCAG ATGCAGTAAGCactcacagtgatggaggagGAAGGGCAGAAGAGACACCACTAAGGATTTCAACAAATAACTGGCAGCCAAAATCTAATGCTGTGGAAAGTTCATCAGAATGGAAGATTCCAGCACGAATCAATAAATTTGCATCTCCAGAG GAACAAAAACCCGCTGTTGGGCCCATTCCCACACCAGGACCTCTTCATTCGCTGAGAACTCCCTCTGCTTCAATGCCACCCAGGTTAAATATGGCCATTAGCAGTCAGACTCCCAACTACAGAGAACCTAATCCAAACAG TTTTGTTACGCCTGTAGTGAAGCAGAGACCACCTGTAGTGTCCATTCCATCTACAGCTCAGCGAGTCAGCCACACTCCCTTACCCTGCACTCCACAGAATCAGATATCCTGTCCACAACAGCCATCACAG GCGTCTGTGAATGTCTTCACCAATGAGTCAATCACAATCAAAGGGAGACAGTTCTTCATTTTGAAGATGATTGGCAGAGGAGGTTCCAGTAAG GTGTATCAAGTTCTGGACCATAAGAAACAATTGTATGCAGTGAAATATGTAAATTTGGATGAGGCGGATACCCAAACCATTGAAAGCTACAAGAATGAGATTGAGCACTTAAATCACCTTCAGCAGTACAGTGATCAGATCATCAAGCTGTATGACTA TGAGATCACTGACAGCTACATCTACATGTTAATGGAGTGTGGCAGCCTGGACCTCAACACTTGGCTACGCAACCGCAAGACTGTCAACTCGCTGGAGAGGAAGTTCTACTGGAGGAATATGCTGGAGGCAGTGCAGACCATCCACAAACATG gTATTGTCCACAGTGACTTGAAGCCAGCTAATTTTGTGATTGTGAATGCCTCTCTAAAACTCATTGACTTCGGCATAGCCAACCACATTCAGCCAGATATGACGAGTGTTGTGAAGGACTCGCAG GTGGGAACTCTAAACTACATGCCGCCAGAGGCCATAAAAGACACTTCTTCAAAGGGGGGAAAGCCAAGGTCAAAG ATCAGCCCAAAGGGTGATGTGTGGTCACTTGGCTGTATCCTGTACTGTATGACCTATGGGAAAACCCCTTTCCAAACTATCACCAACCAGATTACCAAGCTACACGCTATTATTGATCCGTCCCATGAGATTGACTTTCCTGACATCCCAGAGAAGGATCTGCTGGATGTGCTGAAG CGCTGTCTGATTCGGAATCCTAAAGAGCGGATCTCGATTGCAGAACTTCTTGACCATCCATACTTATGGCtgcagcctcagaaacctcctGAGCCAG AAAGCTGCAACAATGATCTAAAGAGGATTCTAAATGAGTTGGCTGCTTTGCAGTCTCCCAACAGCATTGCAAGAGCTGCAAGT AATCTGGCAAAGATGTGTAATAGTGGGAAAAAATTGGACGTTTCCGAGTGCGTCAAGAGTTCCAGTCAGTCCACATGGAAGTGA
- the ttk gene encoding dual specificity protein kinase Ttk isoform X2, with translation MDEEESTDRQHQLAMLFQKLEKIKRYYNDDDTDNINQIISSNSPDSCHLFLTKMEKKGNPLSDHSLLSKLIDFYTKVFSSMPLGKYSQNLSYAKMLVRFAELKAIQDVGDAQDSFDIARSHCKDFAFVHIAYAQFELLQGNEKKSAWILQKAFEMGAKPPKSLEAAMQNLKLGRRRLLSQEDKENLAVAAVENVHEPLKSNFVAKGGSGKSDTMDDFQLASSFSLGADQKTSPQDDHFPVWRSGSQHKRTIAMPGRIPMIPLSIPENENVVYKSEPVSQGSTLSRLTYTSSSSSVFSLSSSKKSSGDGDSYNLLNLKPPVVSPEPRPWEDTSEADSTTTLLHRPERKDTTRLDDTTGNMNQIMNSGSPEACFTYLTNLEKTGDPYTDAAFLCRLLECYSKVFSRLPLARHSKTESYARMLIRYAELKGIEDPDDAEDNFIVARTNSKAFAFVHIAHAQFELSRGNTKKSTYILQKAMASNAKPAELLQMAMANLKSGKAQLLPAEDRMHIADAVSTHSDGGGRAEETPLRISTNNWQPKSNAVESSSEWKIPARINKFASPEEQKPAVGPIPTPGPLHSLRTPSASMPPRLNMAISSQTPNYREPNPNSFVTPVVKQRPPVVSIPSTAQRVSHTPLPCTPQNQISCPQQPSQASVNVFTNESITIKGRQFFILKMIGRGGSSKVYQVLDHKKQLYAVKYVNLDEADTQTIESYKNEIEHLNHLQQYSDQIIKLYDYEITDSYIYMLMECGSLDLNTWLRNRKTVNSLERKFYWRNMLEAVQTIHKHGIVHSDLKPANFVIVNASLKLIDFGIANHIQPDMTSVVKDSQVGTLNYMPPEAIKDTSSKGGKPKISPKGDVWSLGCILYCMTYGKTPFQTITNQITKLHAIIDPSHEIDFPDIPEKDLLDVLKRCLIRNPKERISIAELLDHPYLWLQPQKPPEPESCNNDLKRILNELAALQSPNSIARAASNLAKMCNSGKKLDVSECVKSSSQSTWK, from the exons ATGGATGAGGAGGAGAGCACTGACCGGCAGCACCAGCTGGCCATGCTGTTTCAGAAACTGGAGAAGATTAAGAGATACTACAATGATG ATGACACAGACAACATTAACCAGATCATCAGTTCCAATTCTCCAGACTCATGCCATTTGTTTTTGACTAAGATGGAGAAGAAAGGCAATCCACTCTCAGATCATAGTCTTCTCTCTAAATTAATTGATTTCTACACTAAAGTGTTTTCAAGCATGCCATTAGGAAAGTACAGTCAGAATTTAAGCTACGCAAAGATGCTGGTCAGATTTGCAGAGCTAAAAGC TATTCAAGATGTCGGTGATGCACAGGATAGCTTTGACATTGCAAGATCCCACTGCAAGGATTTTGCCTTTGTTCATATAGCTTATGCTCAGTTTGAGCTTTTGCAAG GAAATGAGAAGAAAAGTGCATGGATTCTTCAGAAGGCTTTTGAAATGGGTGCCAAACCACCCAAAAGTCTTGAAGCTGCAATGCAGAATCTAAAATTGGGAAGACGACGCCTCCTTTCCCAGGAGGATAAAGAGAATTTAGCAG tGGCGGCAGTTGAAAATGTTCATGAACCACTAAAAAGCAACTTTGTGGCTAAAGGAGGCTCTGGAAAGTCAGATACAATGGATGATTTTCAGCTTGCTAGCAGTTTTTCTCTAGG AGCTGATCAGAAGACCAGTCCACAGGACGACCATTTCCCTGTCTGGAGGTCTGGCTCACAACACAAAAGAACAATTGCCATG CCTGGGAGGATTCCTATGATACCCCTGTCAATCCCTGAAAATGAGAATGTTGTTTACAAATCTGAGCCTGTCAGCCAGGGGAGTACCTTGTCTAG gTTGACATATACATCAAGTTCAtcctctgtgttctcactgtccTCTTCAAAAAAGAGTTCTGGAGATGGAGACTCTTACAACCTGCTAAATCTGAAG CCACCTGTTGTCAGTCCGGAGCCACGTCCCTGGGAGGACACTAGTGAAGCGGATTCCACCACAACACTCCTACACAGACCAGAAAGGAAAGATACCACCAGACTCGATG ATACTACTGGAAACATGAACCAGATTATGAACTCAGGCTCTCCTGAAGCTTGCTTTACTTACCTCACAAACCTGGAGAAAACGGGTGACCCTTATACAGATGCTGCCTTTCTGTGCAGGCTGCTGGAATGCTACTCTAAAGTGTTTTCCAGGCTTCCCCTAGCACGTCATAGCAAAACTGAAAGCTATGCTCGAATGCTGATCAGATATGCTGAGTTGAAAGG AATTGAAGACCCTGATGATGCTGAGGATAATTTCATCGTTGCAAGAACCAATAGCAAAGCTTTTGCTTTTGTGCATATTGCTCATGCTCAGTTTGAGCTCTCGCGAG GTAACACTAAGAAAAGTACTTACATTCTGCAGAAGGCCATGGCGTCAAATGCAAAACCTGCTGAACTTCTCCAGATGGCAATGGCCAATTTGAAGTCAGGAAAAGCACAGCTGCTTCCAGCAGAGGACAGAATGCACATTGCAG ATGCAGTAAGCactcacagtgatggaggagGAAGGGCAGAAGAGACACCACTAAGGATTTCAACAAATAACTGGCAGCCAAAATCTAATGCTGTGGAAAGTTCATCAGAATGGAAGATTCCAGCACGAATCAATAAATTTGCATCTCCAGAG GAACAAAAACCCGCTGTTGGGCCCATTCCCACACCAGGACCTCTTCATTCGCTGAGAACTCCCTCTGCTTCAATGCCACCCAGGTTAAATATGGCCATTAGCAGTCAGACTCCCAACTACAGAGAACCTAATCCAAACAG TTTTGTTACGCCTGTAGTGAAGCAGAGACCACCTGTAGTGTCCATTCCATCTACAGCTCAGCGAGTCAGCCACACTCCCTTACCCTGCACTCCACAGAATCAGATATCCTGTCCACAACAGCCATCACAG GCGTCTGTGAATGTCTTCACCAATGAGTCAATCACAATCAAAGGGAGACAGTTCTTCATTTTGAAGATGATTGGCAGAGGAGGTTCCAGTAAG GTGTATCAAGTTCTGGACCATAAGAAACAATTGTATGCAGTGAAATATGTAAATTTGGATGAGGCGGATACCCAAACCATTGAAAGCTACAAGAATGAGATTGAGCACTTAAATCACCTTCAGCAGTACAGTGATCAGATCATCAAGCTGTATGACTA TGAGATCACTGACAGCTACATCTACATGTTAATGGAGTGTGGCAGCCTGGACCTCAACACTTGGCTACGCAACCGCAAGACTGTCAACTCGCTGGAGAGGAAGTTCTACTGGAGGAATATGCTGGAGGCAGTGCAGACCATCCACAAACATG gTATTGTCCACAGTGACTTGAAGCCAGCTAATTTTGTGATTGTGAATGCCTCTCTAAAACTCATTGACTTCGGCATAGCCAACCACATTCAGCCAGATATGACGAGTGTTGTGAAGGACTCGCAG GTGGGAACTCTAAACTACATGCCGCCAGAGGCCATAAAAGACACTTCTTCAAAGGGGGGAAAGCCAA AGATCAGCCCAAAGGGTGATGTGTGGTCACTTGGCTGTATCCTGTACTGTATGACCTATGGGAAAACCCCTTTCCAAACTATCACCAACCAGATTACCAAGCTACACGCTATTATTGATCCGTCCCATGAGATTGACTTTCCTGACATCCCAGAGAAGGATCTGCTGGATGTGCTGAAG CGCTGTCTGATTCGGAATCCTAAAGAGCGGATCTCGATTGCAGAACTTCTTGACCATCCATACTTATGGCtgcagcctcagaaacctcctGAGCCAG AAAGCTGCAACAATGATCTAAAGAGGATTCTAAATGAGTTGGCTGCTTTGCAGTCTCCCAACAGCATTGCAAGAGCTGCAAGT AATCTGGCAAAGATGTGTAATAGTGGGAAAAAATTGGACGTTTCCGAGTGCGTCAAGAGTTCCAGTCAGTCCACATGGAAGTGA
- the dctn3 gene encoding dynactin subunit 3 isoform X2: MEGGGLQDLDARLQALEKRVYSERGRNSRPVKCAESLARINTALANTANKRERVKILHKKIEDLLKYLDPQFTAHIAVPDAMKLEFILAEEDFLCSQAALLEQVNNLQPLLDSNHIKAVPELTTKVQRLSQIHIKQNGQSEELSAEVRRLIEEYNKMMFLLSKQFTQWDETLRKLEAPKQGQPIE, from the exons ATGGAGGGCGGAGGTCTTCAGGATTTGGATGCCAGACTTCAAGCGCTGGAGAAACGCGTTTACAGTGAACGAGGGAGGAACAGCAGACCAGTGAAG TGTGCTGAATCTCTGGCGAGGATAAACACTGCCCTCGCTAACACAGCCAACAAGAGGGAACGAGTcaaaattcttcacaaaaaaa TTGAAGATCTGCTGAAGTATCTGGATCCACAATTTACAGCCCACATTGCTGTGCCCGATGCCATGAAACTGGAGTTTATATTAGCAG AGGAAGACTTCCTGTGCTCCCAGGCTGCCCTGCTGGAACAGGTGAATAACCTGCAACCTCTGCTGGACAGTAATCACATTAAAG CTGTTCCAGAGCTCACTACCAAGGTGCAGCGCCTGTCTCAAATTCACATCAAGCAGAAT GGCCAAAGTGAAGAGTTATCAGCAGAAGTGAGGAGGCTGATTGAAGAATACAACAAGATG ATGTTTCTTTTATCAAAGCAGTTTACCCAGTGGGATGAAACCCTACGGAAACTGGAGGCCCCCAAACAAGGCCAGCCAATTGAATAA
- the dctn3 gene encoding dynactin subunit 3 isoform X1 — translation MEGGGLQDLDARLQALEKRVYSERGRNSRPVKVSLDHTCAESLARINTALANTANKRERVKILHKKIEDLLKYLDPQFTAHIAVPDAMKLEFILAEEDFLCSQAALLEQVNNLQPLLDSNHIKAVPELTTKVQRLSQIHIKQNGQSEELSAEVRRLIEEYNKMMFLLSKQFTQWDETLRKLEAPKQGQPIE, via the exons ATGGAGGGCGGAGGTCTTCAGGATTTGGATGCCAGACTTCAAGCGCTGGAGAAACGCGTTTACAGTGAACGAGGGAGGAACAGCAGACCAGTGAAGGTATCGCTGGACCACACG TGTGCTGAATCTCTGGCGAGGATAAACACTGCCCTCGCTAACACAGCCAACAAGAGGGAACGAGTcaaaattcttcacaaaaaaa TTGAAGATCTGCTGAAGTATCTGGATCCACAATTTACAGCCCACATTGCTGTGCCCGATGCCATGAAACTGGAGTTTATATTAGCAG AGGAAGACTTCCTGTGCTCCCAGGCTGCCCTGCTGGAACAGGTGAATAACCTGCAACCTCTGCTGGACAGTAATCACATTAAAG CTGTTCCAGAGCTCACTACCAAGGTGCAGCGCCTGTCTCAAATTCACATCAAGCAGAAT GGCCAAAGTGAAGAGTTATCAGCAGAAGTGAGGAGGCTGATTGAAGAATACAACAAGATG ATGTTTCTTTTATCAAAGCAGTTTACCCAGTGGGATGAAACCCTACGGAAACTGGAGGCCCCCAAACAAGGCCAGCCAATTGAATAA